In a single window of the Streptomyces sp. NBC_00353 genome:
- a CDS encoding helix-turn-helix transcriptional regulator, whose amino-acid sequence MQDASRALGFSRAKGYDLVRRGEFPCRVLRIGRTTRVVTASLLRVLESGEPEYNGALAGHCTPS is encoded by the coding sequence GTGCAAGACGCCTCCAGAGCGTTGGGGTTCTCTCGGGCGAAAGGCTACGACCTGGTGCGTCGCGGGGAGTTCCCCTGCCGCGTGCTACGCATCGGCCGTACAACACGCGTCGTCACCGCATCCTTGCTCCGCGTCCTGGAAAGCGGAGAGCCGGAGTACAACGGTGCCCTCGCCGGACACTGCACGCCGTCGTAG
- the aspS gene encoding aspartate--tRNA(Asn) ligase, with the protein MIQSRVHVSDLREHVGRTVTVCGWVNTLRLQSNMQFVVVRDSTGLVQVTHRRDSGPLEAQLEALTPESAVKITGRVVDAAQVKLGGLELVPETIQVLNQAATPLPIDEHTGIEHRLDWRFLDVRRRPATQLMFAVQTTLEQGMRGYAYAQGATETHTPKLMGTASESGAEVFKLGYFGRSAYLAQSPQFYKQMAIAAGIDKVFEIGPVFRAEPSFTSRHATEFTGVDVELAWIDGVEDVMVFEERMLAHAIAKVADAHGEAVREQFGVEITVPETPFPRITMAEAHDILRKGGWDPEGIKEDLDPEGERSISAHIQEATGHEFVFITHYPVSIRPFYHMRPVDDPSVTLSFDMLWKGLEVTTGAQREHRYDVLLKQAAEKGMSPEPMQDYLNAFRYGCPPHGGLGMGLGRVLMVMLGLESIREASFLFRGPNRLTP; encoded by the coding sequence ATGATCCAAAGCCGCGTACACGTCTCCGACCTGCGAGAACACGTCGGCCGTACCGTAACCGTCTGCGGATGGGTAAACACCCTTCGCCTGCAGAGCAATATGCAGTTCGTCGTCGTACGGGACAGCACCGGTCTGGTGCAAGTCACCCACAGGCGTGACAGCGGGCCGCTGGAGGCCCAGCTCGAAGCCCTCACCCCCGAGTCCGCCGTCAAGATCACCGGCCGCGTCGTGGACGCCGCCCAGGTCAAGCTCGGCGGCCTCGAACTCGTCCCTGAGACGATCCAGGTGCTGAACCAGGCCGCCACACCGCTGCCGATCGACGAGCACACCGGGATCGAGCACCGGCTGGACTGGCGCTTCCTGGACGTGCGCCGCCGTCCCGCCACCCAGCTGATGTTCGCCGTGCAGACCACCCTGGAGCAGGGGATGCGCGGGTACGCCTACGCGCAGGGCGCCACCGAGACGCACACCCCCAAGCTCATGGGCACCGCCTCGGAGTCCGGCGCTGAAGTCTTCAAGCTCGGCTACTTCGGCCGCAGCGCCTACCTGGCGCAGTCGCCCCAGTTCTACAAGCAGATGGCGATCGCGGCCGGGATCGACAAGGTCTTCGAGATCGGCCCCGTTTTCCGTGCCGAGCCGTCGTTCACCTCCCGGCACGCCACCGAGTTCACTGGCGTCGACGTCGAGCTGGCGTGGATCGACGGTGTCGAGGACGTCATGGTGTTCGAGGAGCGGATGCTCGCCCACGCGATCGCCAAGGTCGCCGACGCCCACGGCGAGGCCGTCCGGGAACAGTTCGGCGTGGAGATCACTGTCCCCGAGACGCCGTTCCCCCGCATCACCATGGCCGAGGCGCACGACATCCTGCGCAAGGGCGGCTGGGACCCGGAGGGGATCAAGGAGGACCTGGACCCGGAGGGCGAGCGGAGCATCAGCGCCCATATCCAGGAGGCCACGGGGCACGAGTTCGTGTTCATCACGCACTATCCGGTGAGTATCCGGCCCTTTTACCACATGCGGCCGGTCGACGACCCGAGCGTGACCCTGAGCTTCGACATGCTGTGGAAGGGGCTGGAGGTCACCACCGGCGCGCAGCGCGAGCACCGCTACGACGTGCTGCTGAAGCAGGCCGCCGAGAAGGGCATGAGCCCCGAGCCGATGCAGGACTACCTGAACGCGTTCCGGTACGGGTGCCCGCCGCACGGCGGCCTGGGCATGGGCCTCGGACGGGTGCTGATGGTGATGCTCGGCCTGGAGTCCATCCGCGAGGCCAGCTTCCTCTTCCGCGGGCCAAACCGGCTCACCCCGTAA
- a CDS encoding argonaute/piwi family protein — protein MISSVILDEPELEFGGAARHIDPRFGITNYGPADLGAADAPRAIRVGLVGPADQLDGLRRWLERCREPIAAKDEKYPHLFPEFPGCDTDRGLHTTLVFSDRNTRAISSRDLRAIETAGQPAALTKAVSIYAEEIRTLADENRVDVLLVARPEQLIDTAGRSARGPKEADELPARDALDEPPPAQFANFHDLLKARLLHLRQPIQIIRRSTWDEATRPPEGHSRQDEASRAWNLHVALYYKAGGVPWRLLRSPADLTTCYVGVAFYRSDDGSSLSTSVAQVFNERGDGVIVRGGPARISRTDRQPHLARADAHALLVHALDAYRREHHTAPARIVLHKTSAFTDDEAGGFQDAADERFIDTLEMSWITSSEGAAAFRPGDAPPLLVTLGERELALYATGSIEFYRTYPGMYIPRPIGIRPVTPTRNPRELAAEVLALTKMNWNQTRLDGRLPVTLRTANQVKSVLRFCPPDQAVATRYAHYM, from the coding sequence GTGATCAGCTCGGTGATCCTTGACGAACCAGAACTGGAATTCGGCGGAGCGGCCCGGCACATCGATCCACGGTTCGGGATCACGAACTACGGCCCCGCCGATCTCGGCGCGGCCGACGCGCCCAGGGCGATCCGCGTCGGCCTGGTCGGTCCTGCGGACCAACTCGACGGGCTGCGCCGATGGCTGGAGCGCTGCCGGGAACCCATCGCGGCCAAGGACGAGAAGTACCCGCATCTCTTCCCGGAATTCCCCGGCTGCGACACCGACCGCGGTCTGCACACCACCCTTGTCTTCAGCGACCGCAACACGCGGGCGATCAGCAGCCGCGACCTGCGCGCCATCGAGACCGCCGGCCAGCCGGCAGCCCTGACCAAGGCCGTGAGCATTTACGCGGAAGAGATCAGGACCCTGGCTGACGAGAACCGTGTCGACGTCCTCCTGGTCGCCAGACCCGAGCAGCTCATCGACACCGCCGGCCGATCAGCCCGCGGCCCGAAGGAGGCCGACGAGCTTCCAGCCCGGGACGCGCTCGACGAGCCGCCCCCGGCCCAGTTCGCCAACTTCCACGACCTGCTCAAAGCCCGGCTGCTGCACCTGCGCCAGCCCATCCAGATCATCCGACGCAGCACCTGGGACGAAGCCACCCGGCCTCCCGAGGGTCACAGTCGCCAGGACGAGGCCAGCCGGGCCTGGAACCTGCACGTCGCCCTCTACTACAAGGCCGGTGGAGTCCCGTGGCGCCTCCTGCGCAGTCCCGCTGACCTCACGACCTGCTACGTCGGTGTCGCCTTCTACCGCAGCGACGACGGGAGCTCTCTGAGCACCTCCGTCGCGCAGGTATTCAACGAACGCGGGGACGGCGTGATCGTGCGCGGAGGGCCGGCGAGGATCAGCCGCACCGACCGCCAGCCCCACCTGGCCCGCGCCGACGCGCACGCCCTCCTGGTCCACGCCCTGGACGCCTATCGGCGCGAGCACCACACCGCACCCGCGCGCATCGTGCTGCACAAGACCTCGGCCTTCACCGACGACGAGGCAGGCGGCTTTCAAGACGCCGCGGACGAACGGTTCATCGACACGCTGGAGATGAGCTGGATCACCAGCAGCGAAGGAGCCGCAGCCTTCCGTCCCGGAGACGCACCGCCCCTGCTCGTCACCCTCGGCGAACGCGAACTCGCGCTGTACGCCACCGGCAGCATCGAGTTCTACCGAACCTACCCCGGCATGTACATTCCGCGCCCGATCGGCATCAGGCCCGTGACCCCCACCCGCAACCCCCGCGAACTGGCCGCCGAAGTCCTCGCCCTGACCAAGATGAACTGGAACCAGACCCGCCTCGACGGGCGCCTCCCCGTCACCCTGCGCACGGCCAACCAGGTCAAATCCGTCCTGCGCTTCTGCCCGCCCGACCAGGCTGTCGCCACCCGCTACGCCCACTACATGTAG
- the drmC gene encoding DISARM system phospholipase D-like protein DrmC, whose amino-acid sequence MSEADAPRRLGQLLTGTEAKGIADRLADGDTLTAALKVVAVGQRAEIRRLLEAVASGTEPRHQQVLALRAIEGARALPTTLSPLWTMPGHLVQSGPLTTSVTRLVDSARHAITCSTFNFQRTSALWKSLREASQRDDIAVRVYMDARAADGVGQQRSPTTAEVAAHLAPAEVWRTKQFDGTYVRNHAKFLAIDHHLLLVTSANFSWSAENNNVEFGVLIDNPNLAEAVERELREAEGALYERIS is encoded by the coding sequence ATGAGTGAGGCGGACGCGCCACGACGCCTTGGCCAACTCCTCACCGGGACCGAGGCCAAAGGCATAGCGGACCGGCTCGCCGACGGTGACACCCTCACCGCAGCGCTCAAGGTCGTCGCGGTCGGCCAGCGGGCAGAGATCCGACGCCTTCTGGAGGCGGTTGCCAGCGGCACCGAGCCAAGGCACCAACAGGTCCTGGCCCTGCGCGCAATCGAGGGGGCACGGGCTCTGCCGACCACTTTGTCACCGCTCTGGACCATGCCCGGACACCTCGTCCAAAGCGGGCCGCTCACCACCTCGGTGACCCGCCTCGTGGACAGCGCACGCCACGCAATCACGTGCTCAACCTTCAACTTCCAACGGACTTCAGCGCTTTGGAAGTCATTACGAGAAGCCTCACAGCGTGACGACATCGCCGTCCGCGTCTATATGGACGCCCGTGCCGCGGACGGCGTCGGACAGCAACGGTCCCCGACGACTGCAGAAGTCGCTGCGCACCTAGCGCCGGCCGAAGTCTGGCGAACCAAGCAGTTCGACGGCACATACGTCCGCAACCACGCCAAGTTCCTTGCCATCGATCACCACCTTCTCCTGGTGACCAGCGCGAACTTCTCCTGGAGCGCGGAGAACAACAACGTCGAGTTCGGCGTCCTCATCGACAACCCGAACCTCGCCGAAGCCGTCGAGCGCGAGCTGCGCGAGGCGGAGGGCGCCCTGTACGAACGGATTTCCTAA
- the drmA gene encoding DISARM system helicase DrmA yields MTTPQRNGAQPAAGAPQAHAYRLALEPDDRSWTARENLVDILERELLGPAKGPDEILDGVPDSAYLIGRIAPIRLTAGSDDPGETGSDDAATDVGDAVDAAESRGVPLTAVDDSSASSDEDEVEDQPQKRGLMIPASMGLRFQIPDDLDEFTVTASWGTYEPVKEKRGEGTEDRGGEGAAPAPALRRFQRTPHAIAKTIKVADLKPSRTNEFVLKDKILLRVDSYDDAEGGCRLIEVALCNDRETPRKIPVEAWLYQTKLSVSAGGAEVFLPVNDVLLDTREEPDDELRRLRLQYRNRLEFAHGRTCSVDWKVAEGARRASEVWTTWLPVSETPQTAAEEIGAALLDMRKLQEASTDELRTGLEPIVAGYTAWLDGEEQRAMALPEHLRSEGLDAVTEARRVQRQLEEGLKHLLGDEEALRCFRFMNRVMADQRVQSQVAERRASRPEESIDEAREAILAEKGALAHSWRTFQLAFVLMQLPLLSDPAAEKRSGDLAKAQLLFFPTGGGKTEAYLGLSAYTFAIRRRQGVVDAFDGPLDGRSGVAVLMRYTLRLLTAQQFQRATALVCAAEMARRDDVATWGDEPFRIGLWVGTDVSPKRYDEAAEQLQKAHGGRGYRLTVLQIQRCPWCGTRVEARDVRTEPALRRVYVYCGDELAECPFSDGGEVPDGLPVLTVDEEIYRLAPAFVIATVDKFARLAREGEAASLFGHVSRRCERHGFVHPDYQQCDIKDGSKHPKKDGHPAALVYPATRLRPPDLVIQDELHLITGALGTTVGLFEVAIDVMTDWRTKDGRPVRPLLVASTATARNASDQVRALYGRDVTIFPPQVLDAGNTFFSKEIPVSEDKPGRRYVGISTTGVRLTTAEIRVAEVLMAGGQLLLDRSGSVADPYMSLVGYFSATRELAGMARYMSDDIQTALAKGRPWSKLPRRTGTNYGSLHVAELTSRVASADITATLDQMAVSFDPGFDSTAGKRNRRALREAKKPEPTREVNPYDVVLATSMLQVGVDVTRLGLMLVVGQPKNTAEYIQASSRVGRAADRPGLVLALGNWARPRDLAHFEQFRHYHETFYAQVEALSVTPFSVTSLERGLDGVLVSAARVLQAAKAGPGQGLSPEDGAARIEAEQHFAGELIDALVRRIARAGDEDASNRARLRLENRLDQWGKRRKHLVELRKSLVYERVLDDSRHDALMMSAENAKAGLDTRDAPPFIVANSMREVQPEINLLVSPIKERLVYRAPDYAPKWQMPEESS; encoded by the coding sequence GTGACCACCCCGCAGCGCAACGGCGCCCAGCCCGCAGCCGGCGCTCCTCAGGCCCACGCTTACCGTCTCGCCCTCGAACCCGACGACCGTTCCTGGACCGCCCGCGAGAACCTGGTCGACATCCTGGAGCGTGAGCTCCTCGGTCCGGCGAAGGGCCCGGACGAGATCCTGGACGGTGTCCCCGACTCGGCGTACTTGATCGGGCGGATAGCGCCCATACGGCTCACCGCCGGCTCGGACGACCCTGGCGAGACCGGTTCGGACGACGCCGCGACCGATGTGGGCGACGCTGTGGACGCCGCCGAGAGCCGGGGCGTGCCGCTCACCGCCGTCGACGACAGCAGCGCGAGCTCGGACGAGGACGAGGTCGAGGACCAGCCGCAGAAGCGTGGGCTGATGATCCCGGCGTCGATGGGGCTGCGCTTCCAGATCCCTGACGATCTCGACGAGTTCACGGTGACCGCCTCGTGGGGCACGTACGAACCGGTGAAGGAGAAGCGTGGTGAGGGCACCGAAGACCGCGGGGGCGAGGGTGCGGCCCCCGCTCCAGCTCTCCGTCGTTTCCAGCGCACGCCGCACGCTATCGCGAAGACAATCAAGGTTGCCGACCTGAAGCCGTCTCGTACGAACGAGTTTGTGCTCAAGGACAAGATCCTGCTCCGGGTCGATAGTTACGACGATGCCGAGGGTGGCTGCCGGCTGATCGAGGTGGCGCTGTGCAACGACCGGGAGACACCTCGCAAGATCCCGGTGGAGGCATGGCTGTACCAGACCAAGCTGTCGGTGTCGGCCGGTGGCGCTGAGGTATTCCTGCCGGTCAATGACGTACTCCTCGACACACGCGAGGAGCCGGACGACGAGCTGCGGCGACTGCGGCTTCAGTACCGCAACCGTCTGGAGTTCGCCCATGGTCGGACCTGCTCGGTGGACTGGAAGGTAGCCGAGGGAGCACGTAGGGCCAGCGAGGTCTGGACGACGTGGCTGCCAGTGAGCGAGACGCCGCAGACGGCCGCCGAGGAGATCGGCGCGGCCCTGCTGGACATGCGCAAGCTGCAGGAGGCGTCGACCGACGAGCTGCGTACGGGCCTTGAGCCAATCGTCGCGGGCTATACGGCCTGGCTGGACGGCGAGGAGCAGAGAGCCATGGCTCTTCCGGAGCATCTGCGGTCCGAGGGCTTGGACGCGGTCACCGAGGCGCGCAGAGTGCAACGCCAGCTTGAAGAGGGGCTGAAGCATCTCCTGGGGGACGAAGAGGCGTTGCGCTGCTTCCGGTTCATGAACCGGGTGATGGCTGATCAGCGTGTGCAGTCGCAGGTCGCGGAGCGGCGGGCGAGTCGGCCGGAGGAGAGCATCGACGAGGCTCGCGAGGCGATCCTCGCGGAGAAGGGGGCACTGGCGCATTCGTGGCGTACCTTCCAGCTCGCCTTCGTGCTCATGCAGTTGCCGTTGCTGTCCGACCCGGCGGCCGAGAAGCGGTCGGGGGATCTGGCCAAGGCGCAGCTGCTGTTCTTCCCGACCGGTGGTGGCAAGACGGAGGCATATCTGGGTCTGTCCGCGTACACGTTCGCGATCCGTCGCCGCCAGGGCGTCGTGGATGCCTTCGACGGTCCGCTGGACGGGCGGTCCGGAGTCGCCGTCCTCATGCGGTACACGCTGCGCCTGCTCACCGCCCAGCAGTTCCAGCGTGCCACGGCCCTGGTGTGCGCGGCGGAGATGGCGCGGCGCGATGATGTGGCGACCTGGGGAGACGAGCCGTTCCGGATCGGGCTGTGGGTCGGTACCGATGTGAGCCCGAAGCGGTATGACGAGGCTGCCGAGCAGTTGCAGAAGGCCCACGGGGGCCGCGGGTATCGGCTAACGGTGTTGCAGATCCAGCGCTGCCCGTGGTGCGGGACGCGGGTCGAGGCGCGGGATGTGCGCACGGAGCCCGCGCTGCGTCGGGTGTACGTGTACTGCGGTGACGAGCTGGCCGAGTGCCCGTTCTCTGACGGCGGTGAGGTCCCCGACGGGCTGCCGGTCCTCACGGTCGACGAGGAGATCTACCGGCTCGCGCCGGCGTTCGTCATCGCCACAGTGGACAAGTTCGCCCGTCTGGCGCGGGAGGGCGAGGCGGCCTCGCTCTTCGGGCATGTCTCGCGACGTTGCGAGCGGCACGGCTTCGTGCACCCCGACTATCAGCAGTGCGATATCAAGGACGGCAGCAAGCACCCCAAGAAGGACGGCCATCCGGCCGCTCTCGTGTACCCGGCCACCCGGCTCCGGCCCCCGGATCTGGTCATCCAGGACGAGCTTCACCTGATCACGGGAGCCCTTGGCACCACGGTGGGCCTGTTTGAGGTGGCCATCGACGTGATGACCGACTGGCGTACGAAGGACGGGCGCCCGGTTCGTCCGCTCCTTGTCGCCTCCACCGCCACCGCACGCAACGCGTCCGACCAGGTACGTGCGTTGTACGGGCGGGACGTCACTATCTTCCCGCCGCAGGTCCTGGATGCCGGGAACACCTTCTTTTCCAAGGAGATCCCGGTCTCCGAGGACAAGCCGGGTCGCCGGTACGTCGGGATCAGTACGACCGGGGTGCGCTTGACCACGGCGGAGATCCGGGTTGCCGAGGTTCTCATGGCCGGCGGGCAACTGCTTCTTGACCGCTCCGGCAGCGTGGCCGATCCGTACATGAGCCTGGTCGGCTACTTCAGCGCTACCCGTGAATTGGCCGGCATGGCACGGTATATGAGCGACGACATCCAGACCGCGCTCGCCAAGGGCCGCCCCTGGTCGAAGCTTCCCCGCCGCACGGGTACCAACTACGGGTCGCTGCACGTCGCCGAGCTGACGTCACGTGTGGCCAGCGCCGACATCACCGCGACCCTCGACCAGATGGCGGTGTCATTCGATCCAGGTTTCGACTCCACCGCGGGCAAGCGGAACCGGCGCGCATTGCGGGAGGCGAAGAAGCCTGAGCCCACGCGCGAGGTGAACCCGTACGACGTGGTACTGGCCACCTCCATGCTGCAGGTGGGGGTCGACGTGACCCGGCTGGGTCTGATGCTCGTAGTCGGCCAGCCGAAAAACACCGCCGAGTACATCCAGGCGTCTTCCCGCGTCGGCCGGGCAGCAGACAGGCCGGGCCTGGTCCTCGCGCTGGGGAACTGGGCGCGCCCCAGGGACCTCGCCCACTTCGAGCAGTTCCGCCACTACCACGAGACGTTCTACGCGCAGGTCGAGGCACTGTCCGTGACTCCCTTCTCGGTGACCTCGCTGGAACGCGGCCTGGACGGTGTGCTGGTCAGCGCGGCCAGGGTTTTGCAGGCCGCAAAGGCCGGCCCCGGCCAAGGGCTGTCCCCGGAAGACGGCGCGGCCCGGATCGAGGCCGAGCAGCACTTCGCCGGTGAGCTCATCGACGCCCTAGTACGCCGGATTGCGCGGGCCGGCGACGAGGACGCGTCCAACCGCGCCCGCCTGCGCTTGGAAAACCGCCTTGATCAGTGGGGCAAGCGTCGCAAGCACCTCGTAGAGCTGCGTAAGTCACTGGTGTACGAGAGGGTTCTGGACGACAGTCGGCACGATGCCCTGATGATGAGCGCGGAGAACGCGAAGGCGGGCCTTGACACACGGGACGCGCCGCCGTTCATCGTGGCGAACTCGATGCGTGAGGTTCAGCCGGAGATCAACTTGCTGGTGAGCCCCATCAAGGAACGACTGGTGTACCGAGCACCTGACTATGCCCCGAAGTGGCAGATGCCGGAGGAGAGTTCATGA
- a CDS encoding DUF4365 domain-containing protein: MADRKTVTRQTFIGEKGIALIERRCLEMGHLFHPRRVDHGIDGHIDLVDPDSRAVLNLTLLVQSKAQDRRFSGETDDGFHYLCDQRDLDHWLSGNSPVILVFSHPGSHEAWWVEVKAAFPDAVSRAARRVDIDKHTQRFDRDAAQALLRLAMPRTTGLYLRPASITEVLTTNLLPVIEMPPTVHLAPTAFTDYRAAGGALETQGRRESGWILRDNLVLSFHDLRDSPLRVLCDGDPERHETREWADSDDLDTQHRFADLLSRTVQGSYPELRWHKDRKHMHFRATSHLGPRKAGKGPGSRGRTVFGPHTSKSDPQRVGYYHHAALRTRFRRLDGVWYCQLEPDYCFTTDGYTEYPFADRLLAGIKRLDRHPAVRGWTRMWANYLRQEADLFTDARPVQFGELATMTVERGVDDLLWGPAPSGAAPEDDQDPSAGGQESLDAVLAVADADTQDLLSLLQDGESDEGAPRRRSPGSKARSAGLRTPRQGRASGARRGR, translated from the coding sequence ATGGCTGATCGCAAGACCGTGACGCGCCAGACATTCATCGGTGAGAAAGGCATCGCCCTGATCGAACGACGCTGCCTGGAGATGGGCCACCTCTTCCATCCCCGGCGCGTCGATCACGGCATCGACGGACACATCGATCTGGTCGACCCCGACAGCCGTGCCGTGCTGAACCTGACCCTGCTGGTCCAGAGCAAAGCGCAGGACCGACGCTTCTCTGGCGAGACGGACGACGGCTTCCACTACCTCTGCGACCAGCGCGATCTTGATCACTGGCTGTCCGGCAACTCGCCGGTCATCCTGGTCTTTTCCCACCCCGGGAGTCATGAGGCGTGGTGGGTGGAGGTCAAGGCGGCGTTCCCGGACGCGGTCAGCCGTGCTGCCCGCCGCGTGGACATCGACAAGCACACCCAGCGCTTCGACCGGGACGCCGCCCAGGCACTGCTGCGCTTGGCGATGCCGCGGACGACGGGCCTGTACCTGCGGCCCGCGTCGATCACCGAAGTGCTGACCACGAACCTGCTGCCCGTCATCGAGATGCCGCCGACCGTGCATCTGGCCCCGACGGCCTTCACTGACTACCGCGCGGCCGGTGGCGCACTGGAGACGCAGGGCCGGCGTGAGTCCGGCTGGATCCTGCGGGACAACCTGGTCCTGTCGTTCCACGACCTGCGGGACTCGCCTTTGCGGGTGCTCTGCGACGGAGATCCCGAGCGGCACGAGACCAGAGAGTGGGCGGACAGCGACGACCTCGACACCCAGCACCGCTTCGCTGACCTGCTCTCCCGGACGGTTCAGGGCTCCTATCCGGAACTGCGGTGGCACAAGGACCGCAAGCACATGCACTTTCGCGCGACCTCGCACCTGGGGCCTCGCAAGGCGGGCAAGGGACCCGGCTCACGCGGCCGGACCGTGTTCGGTCCACACACCTCGAAGTCCGACCCACAGCGCGTCGGCTACTACCACCACGCGGCACTGCGCACGAGATTCCGGCGCCTGGACGGTGTCTGGTACTGCCAGCTGGAACCGGACTACTGCTTCACCACCGACGGGTACACCGAATACCCTTTCGCCGACCGGCTCCTGGCGGGGATCAAACGTCTCGACCGACATCCGGCGGTCCGAGGCTGGACCCGCATGTGGGCCAACTACCTGCGCCAGGAAGCCGACTTGTTCACGGACGCACGGCCCGTCCAGTTCGGCGAGCTGGCCACCATGACGGTCGAGCGCGGTGTCGACGACCTGTTGTGGGGGCCGGCGCCGTCCGGGGCCGCACCCGAGGACGACCAGGACCCGTCCGCCGGAGGCCAGGAAAGTCTGGACGCTGTACTGGCTGTCGCGGATGCGGACACCCAGGATCTCCTCAGCCTGCTCCAGGACGGCGAGAGCGACGAGGGCGCTCCTCGGCGAAGAAGCCCTGGAAGCAAAGCCAGGTCTGCAGGGCTGCGGACGCCCCGTCAGGGACGGGCGAGCGGTGCGAGGCGAGGCCGGTGA
- a CDS encoding DUF6308 family protein: MIELKIPEIYWDEEKGVRLLVEYFTRRRSRGDLFYSGAHFERVGGGGDAQHVADRFDSNDLVAITTLSVSLEPHGAINLLTDPDGHWARLLSLIPRDARLENPGSDALIAEGGPAWELWERLAGSKQHPSKPDGSGPVVAGKLLARKRPHLIPIYDVRIKQLFERPKKDHSFWAALAAALRADNGALHNQLVRLRDKAAIGEDIGVLRVFDVIAWMYQGRQGRLR, translated from the coding sequence GTGATCGAACTGAAGATCCCAGAGATCTACTGGGACGAGGAGAAGGGCGTGCGCCTGCTGGTCGAGTACTTCACCCGACGACGCTCACGCGGTGACCTGTTCTATTCCGGTGCGCACTTTGAGCGCGTAGGCGGGGGCGGGGACGCCCAGCACGTCGCGGACCGCTTCGACAGCAACGACCTGGTGGCCATCACCACGCTCAGTGTCTCCCTCGAGCCGCACGGGGCAATTAACTTGCTTACCGACCCCGACGGGCACTGGGCGCGCCTGCTGTCGCTCATCCCTCGTGACGCACGTTTGGAGAATCCTGGAAGCGATGCGCTTATAGCGGAGGGCGGACCCGCGTGGGAGTTGTGGGAACGCCTGGCCGGCAGCAAGCAGCACCCCAGCAAGCCCGACGGCAGCGGCCCGGTTGTCGCAGGCAAATTGCTGGCCCGCAAGCGTCCCCACCTGATCCCCATCTACGACGTCCGCATCAAGCAACTCTTCGAGCGGCCGAAGAAGGACCACTCCTTCTGGGCCGCGCTGGCTGCGGCCCTGCGGGCGGACAACGGCGCCCTCCACAATCAGTTGGTCCGTCTCCGAGACAAGGCGGCTATCGGTGAGGACATCGGCGTCCTGCGTGTGTTCGACGTCATCGCCTGGATGTATCAGGGCCGGCAGGGCAGGTTGCGATGA
- a CDS encoding GIY-YIG nuclease family protein: protein MLDDVTIQKATAALLSAPHSLSRSATALPTTAGVYAWWAPPEVLASFPGPVNSGDAGRRLLYLGRASRLRSRVVSNHLRDSGRSTLRRTLAGLLLPTEGYRTTWTDRVVLLPKDEQRLTHWMHEHLTLTWSEHADPVPVEKELISNLHPPLNVDGAEHGATRDSVKQARAFYYASAGPRPDK from the coding sequence ATGCTTGACGACGTGACCATTCAGAAGGCCACAGCCGCTCTGCTCTCCGCACCCCACTCCCTCAGCCGCTCTGCTACCGCCCTGCCCACGACCGCAGGGGTGTACGCCTGGTGGGCGCCGCCCGAGGTCCTGGCTTCCTTCCCCGGACCGGTTAACTCGGGCGATGCCGGACGCCGACTGCTCTACCTGGGCAGGGCCAGCCGACTGCGGTCCCGCGTCGTGTCAAACCACCTGAGGGACTCCGGACGGTCCACCCTGCGCCGGACCCTGGCCGGACTCCTATTGCCAACCGAGGGCTATCGCACTACCTGGACCGACCGCGTCGTCCTGCTCCCCAAGGACGAGCAGCGCCTCACCCACTGGATGCACGAACACCTCACCCTCACCTGGAGTGAGCACGCCGACCCCGTCCCAGTGGAGAAGGAACTGATCTCCAATCTGCACCCACCACTAAATGTCGACGGAGCGGAGCATGGTGCCACCCGGGACAGCGTCAAACAGGCACGAGCCTTCTACTACGCCAGTGCCGGCCCGCGTCCGGACAAGTAG